The genome window CGCTGGCCGAGCGCAGGCTTGAATCCGTGGGTAACCCGGCAGGACGCCGGGTTAGCCGCCCCGCGCCATGGATGGCGCGTGGCGGCGGCCCACGGATTCAAGCCGGAGTGAGGGAACACCGAGCCTAGGCGAGGTGCCGAGTGTTGGGGCGAAGGCCTTTTGGTTACTTTTGGGCCTTTCCAAAAGTGACCCGCCGTAAGGGCGGAACCATAAGCCGCCGTTACATAAAAAACGGATATGTACTCAATCAAACCTGAAACCGCTGCCGCTCCGACTCATACAACGGCTTCACCAACGCAAACTCCCGATCAATCTGATCGACCAACTCCCCCAGATCCCCAACCGCAGACTCAACCGACTCAACCTCCAACCGCTGACACAACTGCGCCAACCGCACCGCCCCCAGGTTCCCACTGCTGCCCTTGAAACTATGCGCAATCCGCCCCAACGCCTTGGCATCATCCCTGGCCTTGCGCAGCGCTTCGACGCGTTTCTGGGAATCATCGAGAAAGGTATCAAGCAGCTTGGGATACTCGCCTTCCATAACTTCCTGCAAACCCGACAACACCTCCGGGTCCAGATGTAGATCAACCACTTGCTCGCTCCTTGATCAAGAATCGGCGGATTATGCCAGAGCCTCCCAGGAAAACTCCACGCAGACACTGCGCCCGCCGTCCGACCAGCGTACATCGCTGCTCAATTGACGCACCAGGCTCAAGCCCCGGCCTGACAGACGGTCGATATCGAGCGGCCGCGCCAGCATCTGTTCCACGTCGAACCCAGGACCGCTGTCCTCGATGCGCAGGGTCATCCTTCCGCCCACCTCGGTCGGCACCACCTGCACATGCACCCGTATATAGCCGCTGTTGAGCTGCGCCAGGCGGTCATTACGCAGGCGGTAATACTCGGCAAACCCTTGGGCGTCACGCTTGAGCCGGGAATCCAGCCCCAGCACGCCATGCTCCAGCGCATTGGAATACAGCTCCGCCATCACGCTGTACAGCGCCCCGCTCTGCTCGCGCAGACCGTGAATCTCCAGCAGCAGTTGCAGCAAGTACGGCAATGGGTTGTAACGCTTCAACGTCTCAGCACGAAATTCGAAACTGACTGACCAATCCAGCGGACAAGACTGCCCACTGTCGGCATACAACGGCCCGCTGGCACGCAGCTGCTGGCCGCCGTGCAGGGTGATTTCCACCATGCTCACGTCATCCCGCGCTTCACCTCGGAACGCCGCCAGGGCCTGCTCGATATCTTCAAACAGCCGATCCGGCTCACGGTTGGCAGCGAACACCTGCTGCAAGCGTTCAGCGCCGAACAACTGGTCATTGGCGTCAGCGGTATCCAGCACGCCATCGGACAACAGGAACACCCGGTCACCCAGGGCCATGGGCCAGACTTCGGTGCGATCATCAAAGACCTCAGCCGACAGCACCCCCAATGGCAAATGCCGCGATTCCAGCGGCGTGCGTTTGCCCGTGGCGATTTCATGCACATAGCCTTCGGGCATCCCACCGTTCCACACCTCCACCACCCGTCGCTGCGTGCTGAGGCACAACAGGGTGGCGCAGCAGAACATGTCCACCGGCAGGATGCGCTTGAGCTTGGCGTTCATCTCCCGCAGGGTCTGCGCCAGGCCGTAGCCCTTGGCGGTCATGCCGTAGAACACTTCCGCCAGGGGCATGGCGCCCACCGCCGCCGGCAGGCCATGGCCGGTGAAGTCGCCGAGCAGCACATGCATATCGCCGGACGGGGTGTAGGCGGCCAACAGCAGGTCGCCGTTGAACAACGCATAGGGCGATTGCAGGTAGCGGATATTCGGCGCGGCGTTGATGCAGCCGGAATGGGCAACCTTGTCGAACACTGCCTTGGCCACCCGTTGCTCGTGCAGCAGGTAGTCGTGATGCTTGGCAATCAGGTCGCGCTGCTGCAAAACCGTCGCCTGCAACCGGCGCAGGCGGTCCATGGCGTTGATCTTCGCCGCGAGAATCAGCGGGTTGTAGGGTTTGGCTAAAAAGTCATCACCGCCGGCATCCAGGCACTGGGCCAGCGCTTCGCTCTCGCGCAGGGAGGTGAGAAAAATCAGCGGCACCAGCTCTTCACCCGCCAATTGCTTGATTCGGCGCGCCGCCTCAAAGCCGTCCATCACCGGCATCAGCGCATCCATCAACACCAACTGCGGGCGCTCACGGGTAAACACCGCGACCGCTTCAGCGCCGTTGGTGGCCGTGAGCACCTGATGGCCCTGGCGCCGGATGATGGTCGACAGCAACAACAGGTCGGCGGCACTGTCCTCGGCGATCAGGATTGTCAGCGGCTCAAGGACCGGGGCCAGGACGCTCAACTGATGTCGAACAGTTTGTCGAAGTTGGAGATGCCGAGGATCTTGCGCACATCCGAATTGCTGTTGATCACCCGGATATCGGCGTCATCGCCGGCATGGTCGCGCAGCAGCAAGAGCATGCCGAGGGCGGAGCTGTCGAGGTAGGTCGTCTCTTTCAAGTCCACGACGTAGGTATTGGGCACTTTGTAGAAGCGCTCATAGGCTTCGCGAAACGTCTGGTGGCTGCCGAAATCGAACCGGCCCTTGACTGCGATCGTCAACTTCGTCCCATCCAGGGATACTTCTGACTCGACTGACATGTGACTGCTTCCTTGTCATTGGCAATGACACAAGGTTTAGCAGGTGCCGGGGATGTGGGCAACTTTCAATAGACGTCTTTGCGCGGCATGCGCTGCGAAAGCTCATCCAGCAACTTTTGCTCGCGCTTGTCTTCGAGCGCCCGTGCTTCGTCGATATAGCGCTGCACCAACTTGCGCAACCCTTCGACCCGGGCAAACGCGGCTTGCCAGCTCTCACGCGCCTTATCGAGGTTGTTCTGGTGCCAGGCCAGGCTTTGGCGTTGCTGGCCGACGGCGGTTTCCAACTGGTTGAGAAAGCCCTGGTAACCCATCAGCCATTGGCCGGACACGCCCTTGCTGCCGCGCTCGATCCATTGCTGCTGGTACTCGCCGCGAAAACGCTCCAGGTCGCCCAGCTTGCTTTCCGCCAAGCGGACTTGCCCCTGGAAGTAACCCAGGCGCTGCACGGCGGTTTTCTCGGCCTTCTCGGCCATGTCCACCACCGGAGCCAGACGCGCGGCGCGGCTGTTGGCCATGGCTTAGCCGCCCGGCGCGGGGGCGAAGATCGACTGCAGGTGCGCTTCGCTTTCGCCCATGCTGATCTTGTCGTTGAGACCCTGGCGCAAGTAGGTGACCAATTGCGGTTGCAGGGCAATCGCCAAGTCGGTGTCGCGATCACCGCCCGCCACGTAGGCGCCGACGCTGATCAAGTCGCGGCTCTGCTGGTAGCGCGACCACAGCTGCTTGAACTGTTGCGCACGGGCCATGTGTTCCGGCGTGACCACGGCCGGCATCACCCGGCTGATGGACGCTTCGATGTCGATGGCCGGGTAATGCCCTTCTTCGGCCAGGCGCCGTGACAGCACGATGTGGCCGTCGAGCACGCCCCGCGCCGAGTCGGCAATCGGGTCCTGCTGGTCATCGCCTTCGGACAATACGGTGTAGAACGCGGTGATCGAGCCACCACCGGCCTCGGCGTTACCGGCGCGCTCCACCAGCTTGGGCAGTTTGGCGAATACCGACGGCGGGTAACCCTTGGTCGCCGGCGGTTCGCCGATGGCCAGGGCGATTTCCCGCTGGGCCTGGGCGAAACGCGTGAGCGAATCCATCAGCAACAGGACGTTCTTGCCCTTGTCGCGGAAGTATTCGGCGATGCGCGTGCAGTACATGGCGGCGCGCAACCGCATCAGCGGCGCATCGTCGGCTGGGGATGCGACCACCACCGAGCGCTTGAGGCCTTCTTCACCGAGGCTGTGCTCGATGAATTCCTTCACCTCGCGGCCCCGCTCGCCGATCAGCCCGACCACGATGATGTCGGCCTCGGTAAAGCGCGTCATCATGCCCAGCAACACCGACTTACCCACGCCGGTACCGGCGAACAGGCCCAGACGTTGGCCACGGCCGACCGTCAATAATCCGTTGATGCTGCGAATGCCCACGTCCAGCGGCACGCTGATGGGGTTGCGGTTGAGCGGGTTGATGGTGGGGCCGTCCATCGGCACCCAGTCTTCGGCCTTCATGCCGCCCTTGCCGTCCAGCGCGCGACCAGCGCCGTCGAGTACGCGGCCGAGCATGCTCATGCCCATCGGCAGGCGGCCGGTGTCGGCCAACGGCACCACGCGGGCGCCGGGGGCAATGCCCGCCAGGCTGCCCACGGGCATCAGGAAAATCTTGCTGCCGGAAAAGCCCATCACTTCGGCTTCGACCTGCACCGGGTGGTAGCTGTCGTCGTTGATCACCATGCAGCGACTGCCCATGGCGGCGCGCAGGCCTTCGGCTTCGAGGGTCAGGCCGACCATGCGCAGCAGGCGCCCTTCGAGGATCGGCTGGCCGGGCAACTCCGTAGCCTCGGCGTAACCACCCAGGCGCTTGGCGAAGCTGGTGCGGTCAAGGCGCATCGACGGCGTCCAGGTCCACGCTCAGATCAGGCTCGGCCGGGTGCAGGGCCTGTTCGTGAAGCTGATCAAAGAGCTTGGCCATGATCTGGCTGATGCGGGTTTCCACCGTGGCATCGATGCGGCTGTGTTCGGTTTCGACCCGGCAACCACCGGGCTGCAACGCCGCGTCTTCGACGATGCGCCAGGTTTCTTCATGGCGCTCGCGCAAGGCTTTGACCTGCTCGAAATCCTGCGGGTTGATGTACAGCCGCACGTTGCCGACACCCAGGGGCAGCAGCTTGAGCGCTTCGCGCATCACGCTTTCGATATGGCTGGAATCCAGCACCAACTCGCGCTGGATCACCTGGCGGGCAATGTGCTGCACCAGGCCGACCATGGCCTTTTCGATCTGCGAATCCTGCTCGGCGATGGGGTCGAACAGCGTGCCCATCAAGCGTTCCAGGCTGGCCAACTTGACGCTCAGCGCCTCTTCGGCTTCCTGGCGCACCTTGAGGGTGGTGCTGCGAAAACCATCTTTTTCACCCGCCGCGAAGCCTTCGTTGTAGGCCTCTTGGCGAATGGCTTCCAGTTCTTCCAGGGTCAGTGGCTGGACTTCATCCAGCGGCACTTCTTCCATTTCCACCGGAAGTTCTTCGACCGGCTCCGGCTCGGGCTCCGGCACATGCGGGTCGAAGCTGGGCAACGACCAGATGTCGAACCCACCGACGTCCCGTGCGCGAATCAGATCGCTGGGCGCCTCATCTTTGTTCGACATGGGACGCGCCTTAGATCATTTCTTCGCCGCCCTTCCCGCCGAGAACGATTTCTCCGGCTTCGGCCATACGGCGGGCAATGGTGAGGATTTCTTTCTGTGCGGTTTCCACGTCGCTGACACGCACCGGGCCCTTGGCTTCCAGGTCGTCGCGCAACAGTTCCGAGGCACGCTTGGACATGTTCTTGAAGATCTTCTCTTTGACGTTTTCGTCCGAGCCCTTGAGGGCCAGCACCAGCACGTCCGAGGACACTTCGCGCAGCAACGCCTGGATGCCACGGTCGTCGACATCGGAGAGGTTGTTGAACACGAACATGAGGTCTTCGATCTGGCCGGACAGGGTGTCGTCGATCTCGCGGATCGAGTCCATCAACTGGCCTTCGACCGAGCTGTCGAGGAAGTTCATGATGTCCGCCGCACGCTTGATACCACCCAGGGTGGTGCGCGAGGCGTTCGAGTTGCCGGAGAACTGCTTCTCCAGAATCGTGTTGAGTTCTTTCAGCGCCGCCGGCTGTACGGTGTTCAGCGACGACACGCGCAGGATGATGTCCAGGCGCACTTTGTGGTCGAAGTGGCCGAGCACTTCACCGGCCTGGTCGGGGTCGAGATACGCCACCACGATCGCCTGGATCTGCGGGTGTTCGTAGCGGATCACGTCGGCGACGGCACGCGGCTCCATCCATTTCAGGCTGTCCAGACCGCTGGTGTTGCCACCCAGCAGGATGCGGTCGATCAGGCCGTTGGCCTTGTCTTCGCCCAGGGCCGAGGTGAGCATCTTGCGGATGTAGCTGTCGGAGCCGACGCCCAGGCTGGTCTGGTCGCCGACGATCTCGACGAACTCGCTCATCACCTGCTCGACCTGCTCGCGGTGCACATTGCGCATCTGCGCCATGGCCACGCCCACGCGCTGGACCTCTTTGGGCCCCATGTGGCGCAGCACTTGGGCGGCGTCGGTTTCACCGAGGGACAGCAGCAGGACTGCGGCTTTGTCGACCTTGGTGAGCTTGGCAACAGCGGCTCGATTATCACTCATCTGCGTTGATCCACTCTTTCACGACCTGGGCCACACGGCCCGGGTCTTCTGCCACCAGACTCTTGATTGCATTCAGCTGAGCGTCATAGCCTTCGCTCGGGCTTGGCAACAGGATGCTTTGCGGGCCGCCGAGGCTGACGCGGTCGTTGGCCAGTTCGCCGTCCAGGCCGCCCATGCCACCCAACTCGACGTCGCTGCCACCGAAGGCCGCCAGTTGTTTCTTGCCGTTGCCGGTGATGTTGTTGAGCACCGGGCGCAGCACGCCGAACACCAGCACCAGGATGAACAACACACCCAGCACTTGCTTGACGATGTCCCAGAACCACGGCTGCGTGTAGAACGCAGGGTCAGCGATCACTTCGCCACGCTCGGCGGAGAACGGCATGTTGATCACGCTGACGCTGTCACCGCGGCTGGCGTCAAAACCGACAGCGTCCTGCACCAGGCGCGTGAAGCGTGCCAATTCATCGGCGCTCCAGGGGGCACGGGTAACGGCGCCATCGGCGGCATTGACCTTGACCTGGTCATCCACCACCACCGACACCGACAGGCGATTGACGCGGCCCTGCTGCTGCTTGGTGTGGCTGATGGAACGGTCGAGTTCGAAGTTCTTGGTCGACTGGTTACGCTTGTCCGCCGGGTACGGTGCGAGCATCGGCTGGCCGGTGGCCGGGTCCATGATCTGCTGGCCATTGGCGTCCAGCAGTGGCTGGCCTGGCTGGATGGCGCCAGCGCTGGCCGTCGCGCCACCGGTGGTTTGCGGAGCCGAGGCCGGGGCCGGCGGCTGGTTGCTCAGGGCGCCCGGTACGCCTTGTGGCGGGCCATTGGCGGCGGTGCGTTGTTCGCTGGTGGACTGCTCGCTGCGCAGCGCCGGCTGGTCCGGGTTGAACTGCTCGGAGGTCGATTCGACGGCGCTGAAGTCCACATCGGCCGACACTTCAGCCTTGTAGCGGTCGTTGCCCAACACCGGTTGCAGGATGTTGTGCACACGCTGGGTGAGCATGCTTTCGACGCGACGGCTGTAATCGAACTGCTTGCCGGCCTGGGTCAGCGCGGAGTTTTCCGCCTGGTCGGACAGCAGGTTGCCCTTCTGGTCGACCACAGTGATTTGCGACTTGCTCAGCTCAGGCACGCTGGTGGCAACCAAGTTGACGATGGCCAGCACCTGGCCTGGCTCCAGGGAGCGACCAGAGAACAGCTCCACCAATACCGAAGCGCTGGGCTTGCGCTCATCGCGCACAAACACCGAGCTTTTCGGAATGGCCAGGTGCACGCGGGCGCCCTTGACGTTGTTCAGGCTGGAGATGGTGCGTGCCAGCTCGCCTTCCAGGCCACGACGGTAGCGGGTGGCTTCCATGAACTGGCTGGTGCCGAGGCCCTGGTCTTTGTCGAGGATTTCAAAACCGATATTGGCGTCGGACGGGGTGACGCCGGCCGCCGCGAGCTTCATGCGCGCACGGGCCACGTCGTCGGCCTTGACCAGCAGCGCGCCGGAGTTGGGCTCAACGGTGTAGGCGATGTCGGCGGCGGCCAGGGTTTCCATGATTTGCTTGGAATCCATGCCGGCCAGGCTGCCGTACAACGGCCGGTAATCCGGTTGCTGCGACCACAGCACCACGGCAAAACCAATCGCCACGCTGGCGGCCAGGCCGACCATCAGGCCCACCTGACGCAACATGGTCATTTCGGAAAGGTTTTCCAGGAACGACAGGCCAAACAGCGGCGGCTTGCCGTCTGCCTTGGCGGGTGCGTTGTCCACGACTGCTTCTGCCATGACTTAAATCTCGTCCTTAAACCGGCATCTGCATGATGTCTTGGTAAGCCTGAACCAGCTTGTTACGCACCTGGGTCAACGCCTGGAACGACACGCTGGCCTTTTGCGAGGCAACCATCACATCGGTGAGGTCCACGCCGCTTTTGCCGATCTCGAACGCGTTGGCCAACTGGCTGGAGGCTTGCTGGGTATCACTGACTTTGTTGATGGCCTGGCCGAGCATGTCGGCGAAGCTGCTTTGGCCCAATTCCGGCGCAGGCGCGACGGATTTCGGTTGAGCCATGGCATCCATTTGCATGGAGCGCATATCCAACATCAACCGATTGAACTCAATACCCTGGCTCATGAACTTCTCTCTCCGACAACCCGCATGTTTTTTGACGCTACGCCGCAATTACTAGGTGAAGTAGCAACAAGGGTGCCAGCTCTGGTTCAACTCGTAAGAAAAGGCGACAAACCTTGTCTGCCTTGTTACCGATCAGGTGGCGAACAGATACGCCTCGACGTCCATGCCGGCGTCACGCATCTGTGCCAGCTTGTAGCGCAAGGTCCGCGGGCTGATCCCCAGGCGCTCGGCGGCCTCTTTGCGGCGGCCGCGCTCGGCGCGCAGGGTGTCGATGATCATCTGGAATTCACGGCGACGCAGGTCGTCGCCCAATGCACCGGCGGTTTCGGATTCGACCACCACGGGCGCAGGTGCCAGGGTCGGCAGCGGCGCAATCCCGCTGCCCATGGCCAGGCAGAAATCCTGGGGCTGGATCAGGCCGCCCTGTTGCAGGATCAACGCACGCTGGATGGCATTGTCCAATTCCCGCACGTTCCCTGGCCACGGATAGGCCACCAGGCAGGCCTGGGCCTCGGCCGACAGGCGCGCCTGGGCATGCTTCATTTTTTTGACGTGGTTGCCCAGCAGACGCTCGGCCAGCGGAATGATATCCGCCGGGCGCTCGCGCAACGGGCGCCAGGCCAGGGGAAAGACCGAGAGACGGTAGAACAGGTCTTCACGGAAGCGCCCCGCCGCCACTTCGCCCGCCAGGTCACGGTTGGTGGTGGCGACCACGCGAATATCCAGCTGGATCGGCTTGCGTGCGCCAACGCGCTCCACTTCGCGCTCTTGCAGCACCCGCAGCAACTTGGCTTGCAGGCCCAGGGGCATCTCGGAAATTTCATCGAGCAAAATCGTGCCGCCATCCGCCTGCTCGAACTTGCCCGCCTGAGCCGCGATGGCGCCGGTGAACGAGCCTTTTTCGTGGCCGAACAGCGTGGCTTCGAGCATGTTGTCGGGGATTGCCGCGCAATTGATCGCGATAAACGGCTGTTTGGCGCGGGTCGATTGCTGGTGGATATAGCGGGCCAGCACTTCCTTACCGGTGCCGGACTCGCCGGAAATCAGCACGGTGGAATCACTGCGCGCCACGCGGGCCGCCAATTCCAGCAACTGCGCGCTGGCCGGCTCGAAGGCAATCGGACCTTCGCCGTCGCTGGCCGGGATCACGCCCAGGGCATGCCGCGCGACCAGTTCGATCAAAGCTTTGGGCTCGAACGGTTTGACCAGGTAATCCGCCGCGCCCTGGCGCATTGCGTCGACCGCACGCTCGACAGCGCCGTGAGCGGTCATCAGCAACACCGGCAGCTGTGGCTGACGCGCGCGCAGCAGGCCGAGCAACTGGTGGCCGTCCATGCCCGGCATGTTCACGTCGCTGACCACCAGGCTGAAGGACTCTTGCTCCACCGCCTCCAAGGCGTCCTCGGCAGAACCGACCGCCCGGTAGTCATGGCCCGCCAACAGCAGCGTGTCAGCCAATGCTTCACGCAGCGCGCGATCGTCTTCCACCAACAGAACCTTGATAGCCATAACCTTTTACTCCGCGCTTGCCGCGCATGAAAACAGCGGCAAGGTCATCAATGCACAGGTGCCACGCCCGACACGGGAATGCAGCAGCAATTC of Pseudomonas azotoformans contains these proteins:
- a CDS encoding Hpt domain-containing protein codes for the protein MVDLHLDPEVLSGLQEVMEGEYPKLLDTFLDDSQKRVEALRKARDDAKALGRIAHSFKGSSGNLGAVRLAQLCQRLEVESVESAVGDLGELVDQIDREFALVKPLYESERQRFQV
- a CDS encoding ATP-binding SpoIIE family protein phosphatase, which codes for MSVLAPVLEPLTILIAEDSAADLLLLSTIIRRQGHQVLTATNGAEAVAVFTRERPQLVLMDALMPVMDGFEAARRIKQLAGEELVPLIFLTSLRESEALAQCLDAGGDDFLAKPYNPLILAAKINAMDRLRRLQATVLQQRDLIAKHHDYLLHEQRVAKAVFDKVAHSGCINAAPNIRYLQSPYALFNGDLLLAAYTPSGDMHVLLGDFTGHGLPAAVGAMPLAEVFYGMTAKGYGLAQTLREMNAKLKRILPVDMFCCATLLCLSTQRRVVEVWNGGMPEGYVHEIATGKRTPLESRHLPLGVLSAEVFDDRTEVWPMALGDRVFLLSDGVLDTADANDQLFGAERLQQVFAANREPDRLFEDIEQALAAFRGEARDDVSMVEITLHGGQQLRASGPLYADSGQSCPLDWSVSFEFRAETLKRYNPLPYLLQLLLEIHGLREQSGALYSVMAELYSNALEHGVLGLDSRLKRDAQGFAEYYRLRNDRLAQLNSGYIRVHVQVVPTEVGGRMTLRIEDSGPGFDVEQMLARPLDIDRLSGRGLSLVRQLSSDVRWSDGGRSVCVEFSWEALA
- a CDS encoding STAS domain-containing protein; its protein translation is MSVESEVSLDGTKLTIAVKGRFDFGSHQTFREAYERFYKVPNTYVVDLKETTYLDSSALGMLLLLRDHAGDDADIRVINSNSDVRKILGISNFDKLFDIS
- the fliJ gene encoding flagellar export protein FliJ, coding for MANSRAARLAPVVDMAEKAEKTAVQRLGYFQGQVRLAESKLGDLERFRGEYQQQWIERGSKGVSGQWLMGYQGFLNQLETAVGQQRQSLAWHQNNLDKARESWQAAFARVEGLRKLVQRYIDEARALEDKREQKLLDELSQRMPRKDVY
- the fliI gene encoding flagellar protein export ATPase FliI, which encodes MRLDRTSFAKRLGGYAEATELPGQPILEGRLLRMVGLTLEAEGLRAAMGSRCMVINDDSYHPVQVEAEVMGFSGSKIFLMPVGSLAGIAPGARVVPLADTGRLPMGMSMLGRVLDGAGRALDGKGGMKAEDWVPMDGPTINPLNRNPISVPLDVGIRSINGLLTVGRGQRLGLFAGTGVGKSVLLGMMTRFTEADIIVVGLIGERGREVKEFIEHSLGEEGLKRSVVVASPADDAPLMRLRAAMYCTRIAEYFRDKGKNVLLLMDSLTRFAQAQREIALAIGEPPATKGYPPSVFAKLPKLVERAGNAEAGGGSITAFYTVLSEGDDQQDPIADSARGVLDGHIVLSRRLAEEGHYPAIDIEASISRVMPAVVTPEHMARAQQFKQLWSRYQQSRDLISVGAYVAGGDRDTDLAIALQPQLVTYLRQGLNDKISMGESEAHLQSIFAPAPGG
- the fliH gene encoding flagellar assembly protein FliH; translated protein: MSNKDEAPSDLIRARDVGGFDIWSLPSFDPHVPEPEPEPVEELPVEMEEVPLDEVQPLTLEELEAIRQEAYNEGFAAGEKDGFRSTTLKVRQEAEEALSVKLASLERLMGTLFDPIAEQDSQIEKAMVGLVQHIARQVIQRELVLDSSHIESVMREALKLLPLGVGNVRLYINPQDFEQVKALRERHEETWRIVEDAALQPGGCRVETEHSRIDATVETRISQIMAKLFDQLHEQALHPAEPDLSVDLDAVDAP
- the fliG gene encoding flagellar motor switch protein FliG; this translates as MSDNRAAVAKLTKVDKAAVLLLSLGETDAAQVLRHMGPKEVQRVGVAMAQMRNVHREQVEQVMSEFVEIVGDQTSLGVGSDSYIRKMLTSALGEDKANGLIDRILLGGNTSGLDSLKWMEPRAVADVIRYEHPQIQAIVVAYLDPDQAGEVLGHFDHKVRLDIILRVSSLNTVQPAALKELNTILEKQFSGNSNASRTTLGGIKRAADIMNFLDSSVEGQLMDSIREIDDTLSGQIEDLMFVFNNLSDVDDRGIQALLREVSSDVLVLALKGSDENVKEKIFKNMSKRASELLRDDLEAKGPVRVSDVETAQKEILTIARRMAEAGEIVLGGKGGEEMI
- the fliF gene encoding flagellar basal-body MS-ring/collar protein FliF, which produces MAEAVVDNAPAKADGKPPLFGLSFLENLSEMTMLRQVGLMVGLAASVAIGFAVVLWSQQPDYRPLYGSLAGMDSKQIMETLAAADIAYTVEPNSGALLVKADDVARARMKLAAAGVTPSDANIGFEILDKDQGLGTSQFMEATRYRRGLEGELARTISSLNNVKGARVHLAIPKSSVFVRDERKPSASVLVELFSGRSLEPGQVLAIVNLVATSVPELSKSQITVVDQKGNLLSDQAENSALTQAGKQFDYSRRVESMLTQRVHNILQPVLGNDRYKAEVSADVDFSAVESTSEQFNPDQPALRSEQSTSEQRTAANGPPQGVPGALSNQPPAPASAPQTTGGATASAGAIQPGQPLLDANGQQIMDPATGQPMLAPYPADKRNQSTKNFELDRSISHTKQQQGRVNRLSVSVVVDDQVKVNAADGAVTRAPWSADELARFTRLVQDAVGFDASRGDSVSVINMPFSAERGEVIADPAFYTQPWFWDIVKQVLGVLFILVLVFGVLRPVLNNITGNGKKQLAAFGGSDVELGGMGGLDGELANDRVSLGGPQSILLPSPSEGYDAQLNAIKSLVAEDPGRVAQVVKEWINADE
- the fliE gene encoding flagellar hook-basal body complex protein FliE; protein product: MSQGIEFNRLMLDMRSMQMDAMAQPKSVAPAPELGQSSFADMLGQAINKVSDTQQASSQLANAFEIGKSGVDLTDVMVASQKASVSFQALTQVRNKLVQAYQDIMQMPV
- a CDS encoding sigma-54-dependent transcriptional regulator, whose translation is MAIKVLLVEDDRALREALADTLLLAGHDYRAVGSAEDALEAVEQESFSLVVSDVNMPGMDGHQLLGLLRARQPQLPVLLMTAHGAVERAVDAMRQGAADYLVKPFEPKALIELVARHALGVIPASDGEGPIAFEPASAQLLELAARVARSDSTVLISGESGTGKEVLARYIHQQSTRAKQPFIAINCAAIPDNMLEATLFGHEKGSFTGAIAAQAGKFEQADGGTILLDEISEMPLGLQAKLLRVLQEREVERVGARKPIQLDIRVVATTNRDLAGEVAAGRFREDLFYRLSVFPLAWRPLRERPADIIPLAERLLGNHVKKMKHAQARLSAEAQACLVAYPWPGNVRELDNAIQRALILQQGGLIQPQDFCLAMGSGIAPLPTLAPAPVVVESETAGALGDDLRRREFQMIIDTLRAERGRRKEAAERLGISPRTLRYKLAQMRDAGMDVEAYLFAT